From Bradyrhizobium sp. AZCC 1610:
CGGCGCGCTGCAGCCGTACGGCCTCGACAAGACGCTGCGGGTGCAGGAACTGGCGCTGGAGAACAAGCTGCCTTATGTGCAACTGGTCGAAAGCGCCGGCGCCAACCTGCTGCGCTACCGGGTCGAGGATTTTATCCGCGGCGGCAACATCTTTCGCAATCTGGCGCGGCTGTCGGCGGCGGGCCTTCCCGTTGTTACTGTGACGCACGGATCATCGACCGCGGGCGGCGCGTATCAGACTGGATTATCCGATTACATCGTGATGGTGCGTGGCCGCACCCGCGCATTCCTCGCCGGCCCGCCGCTGTTGAAAGCTGCTACGGGTGAGGTCGCAACGGAGGAAGAGCTCGGCGGCGCCGAGATGCACACCTCCATTTCCGGTCTCGGCGACTATCTGGCCGAAGACGATCGCGACGCGCTCCGCATCGCGCGCGACATCATGGCCAATCTGGAATGGGACCGGTCGAAACCGGCGGAAGTAACCTTCAAGCCGCCCCGCTATGACGCCGAGGAGCTGCTCGGTATCATGCCGATGGACCACAAGCGTCCCGTCGACATGCGCCAGGCCATCGCGCGCTTTGTCGACGATTCCGATTTCACCGAGTTCGGCGCGAACTATGGTCCCGCCACCGTATGCGGCCACGCTCGCATCGAGGGGCAGGCGATCGGGATCATCACCAACAACGGCCCGCTCGACGTGCCCGGCGCCAACAAGGCGACGCACTTCATCCAGGCTTGCTGCCAGTCGCGCACGCCGATCCTGTATATGAACAA
This genomic window contains:
- a CDS encoding acyl-CoA carboxylase subunit beta, which gives rise to GALQPYGLDKTLRVQELALENKLPYVQLVESAGANLLRYRVEDFIRGGNIFRNLARLSAAGLPVVTVTHGSSTAGGAYQTGLSDYIVMVRGRTRAFLAGPPLLKAATGEVATEEELGGAEMHTSISGLGDYLAEDDRDALRIARDIMANLEWDRSKPAEVTFKPPRYDAEELLGIMPMDHKRPVDMRQAIARFVDDSDFTEFGANYGPATVCGHARIEGQAIGIITNNGPLDVPGANKATHFIQACCQSRTPILYMNNTTGYMVGKAYEEAGMIKHGSKMIQAVTSATVPQITIYCGASFGAGNYGMCGRGFHPRFCFSWPNAKTAVMGGEQAAETMAIVTEAAAVRRGKPIEKEKLDAMKAQITGVFDGQMDVFSTSARLLDDGVIDPRDTRSVLSEVLAICREAEARTPQRMQFSVARP